The window ATCAGCAAAATCAAAAAAAATAGATGTTTTAATTATTGATACAGCTGGTAGATTACATAATAAATTACATCTAATGGAAGAACTAAAAAAAATAGTTAGAGTAATTAAAAAAATAGATGTTTCTGCACCGCATGAAAAAATATTAATTGTGGATTCTTGTAATGGACAAAATACAATACAACAAACAGAAATGTTTCATAAATCATTAGATTTAACCGGAATTATCATTACAAAATTAGATGGAACAGCGAAAGGAGGAGTTGTTTTTTCTTTAGCTGATCAATTTAAAATTCCTATTCGTTATATTGGAATTGGTGAAAAAACACAGGACTTAGGTGTCTTTAATAGTCAAGAATTTATTGAGTCTATATTCACATAAAAAAGAAAATATTATTAAATATTAATTTAAAGAAATTATTAAGAATAGATGAATTATTTTATATAAATCTTTGATTTATATTTTTAATTGAAGTATTATAGATGTGTCCCACATGTTAATAATTCAGTATATATAATTCATTGATGCGGGAATTAAAATGATTAACAAAGTACAGATTTTATCTGTAACACCACCAAGTAATTTAGATGCTTATATTAGAATAGCTAACTTATGGCCGATGCTATCCATCGAAGAAGAAAAAATACTCACTAAACGATTACGTTATAATAGCGATTTAGATGCCGCAAAAACTTTGATTTTATCCCATCTCCGTTTTGTAATCCATATTTCACGCAACTATTCAGGATACGGTTTACTTCAAGCTGATCTTATACAAGAAGGTAATATCGGATTAATGAAAGCAGTGCGTAGATTCAACCCAGAAATAGGAGTTCGTCTTGTTTCTTTTGCTGTCCATTGGATTAAATCTGAAATACATGAATATGTTTTACGTAATTGGCGTATCGTTAAGGTTGCAACTACTAAATCTCAAAGAAAACTATTTTTTAATTTGAGAAAAACTAAAAAAAGATTGGGTTGGTTTAATGAAGAAGAAATTCAAATAGTTGCTAGAGAATTAGGAGTAAGCAGTAGAGATGTAAGAGAAATGGAATCTCGTATGTCTGCTCAAGATATTACTTTCAATCCATTACCAGAAGAAGATTTTGATGGTAAAATAAATAGCTCTTCTATACAATATTTGCAAGATAAAAAATCAAATTTTGCTAGTAGTGTGGAGCAAGACAATTGGGAAGAACATGCTGTAAATAAACTGAGTAATGCGCTTTTAAGATTAGATGAACGTAGTCGTCATATTATTTATGCGCGTTGGCTAGATAAAACTAAAAAAAACACTTTGCAAACTATAGCAAATAATTACGGTATTTCTGCTGAACGGGTTCGACAATTAGAAAAAAATGCAATGAAAAAATTAAAAATAGCTATAGAAGATTAGATAAAGACGTGATTTTTGACATTATATAATTTAGTTTTATTAAAAATGTTTATATAGAGTATGAGATTGAGTGTTATTAAATCGAAGACTCATACTCTTTTTTAAATTTAATAGATATTTTTTTATATAAATTTTATTCTACTGTTACTGATTTTGCAAGATGTCTCGGTTGATCAATGTCTTTTCCTTTTTTTAATGCAAT is drawn from Buchnera aphidicola (Macrosiphum gaurae) and contains these coding sequences:
- the rpoH gene encoding RNA polymerase sigma factor RpoH; protein product: MINKVQILSVTPPSNLDAYIRIANLWPMLSIEEEKILTKRLRYNSDLDAAKTLILSHLRFVIHISRNYSGYGLLQADLIQEGNIGLMKAVRRFNPEIGVRLVSFAVHWIKSEIHEYVLRNWRIVKVATTKSQRKLFFNLRKTKKRLGWFNEEEIQIVARELGVSSRDVREMESRMSAQDITFNPLPEEDFDGKINSSSIQYLQDKKSNFASSVEQDNWEEHAVNKLSNALLRLDERSRHIIYARWLDKTKKNTLQTIANNYGISAERVRQLEKNAMKKLKIAIED